Sequence from the Eleutherodactylus coqui strain aEleCoq1 chromosome 13, aEleCoq1.hap1, whole genome shotgun sequence genome:
ttatggcataatcaatgcccgtgccaaatttcaagtttctatgtgagaaaatgacattccgtacgtaaaatttggacgctaattctttggcgcatagaattaaataatcgagttgggacccattagcatttcctatttatgacataatcaatgctcatgccaaatttcctgtttctgcgacatcgggaagtgagagaattagtggcaactatggaaatcaaacgatctacgtggggggggcgtaactgtcgacgatgctcgcatgcgcgccatttatcataggatagttgtactatgcctataatcttcccaggagtgtactcaacaacttcccaaagtttcatggcgatcggatgaatggtgtagtagcgcataaaggatagacagacagacacacagaacgcatacattcaattttatatatatagactagcttacccgttgcgcgttgctgcgaagacagacatacatacatacattcgtttttatatatctagatgacatcaggaagtgagagaattagattccgtacgtaaaatttggacgccaattcttttgcgcatagaattgaataatggagttgggacccattagcttttactatttatgacataagcaatgctcgtgccaaaatttcaagtttctatgaccttgggaagtgtgaaaattacattctgtacgtaaaatttggacgctaattctttggcgcttagaattgaattattgagttgggacccattagcttttcctatttatgacataatcaatgcttgtgccaaatttcaagtttctacgacattgcaaagtgagagaattagtggcagtgatggaaatcaaacgatctacgtggggggggggggggggtgcataactgtcgacgacgctcgcacgcgcaccatttatcgtaggatagttgtactatgccaataatcttcccaggagtgtactcaacaacttcccaaactttcatggcgatcggatgaatggtgtagtagcgcataaaggacaaacagacatactgacacacagacagacagacacgcatacacgcatacattcaattttatatatatagatttgctcTACTTCAAAAGATGTTCATAGccttaaagcatacctgacttttcagaataagccgcCGTGTGAACATGACAacacaatttttttggcaattacgtagcttatatcctgcatttatcaccagttttcccctctgcaggctgtatatctaaTTTTTAGCTTTCTCGAAGCTAGTGGCAGgagcctgctgttataccatgtTCCATACAATGCACCAGGAGAAAACGGCAGATTTTGCTCCCTAACTCTCTATAGAGAGACAAGCCATCatctgagagagagagaacacgaaccaagaaaaaaaaaagctcggcacccggcgtccctcattcaaaaatgctcgagtctcccattgtagtcaatggggttcgttactcgagtagagctctcgaattttacgaaaagcttgactcaaataacgcggacccgagcatttgggtgttcgctcatctctagtactgaccgaTGTACATATTATTTCAGTAGCTATAACGACGTAAACAATCACCACCAACTGCAGGCAAGGTCCCTTTGTGTGTTTCCCTGCTTCTCTTCTCCCCCTCCCACCCtttgctctcatagacttctacgtGTGCTTTCAAACTTTTATGGAGGcatcgttttcctctggtgaatCACACAAAAAGATGCTGTGCCACATTATGTCGGATGCCATCTGAGCGGAGGTATTCTTCCCTAGGAGCATTCTCTGTATATAGCTTGTTGCCGAAGTCTGTATTGTGGCTCTGCACTAAGAAGCTCTAAAGCCTCCGTGAACAAGGCTTGACGATGGCATGTATGagccattattaaccctttccaggaaTGTATAAAccaccaccatttttttttcagccatATTTTTAGAAATAAAGGTACATTTATTTTAGTGGACAAATAAGTTAGCCGAACCCAGATCTACTTTCTGTGTGTTTTCTGATGCTCTCGAAGATGTGGCTTTTGGGAGAAACCTTTTCCACACTCAGAACATTTGAAAGGTCTCTCTCCGGTGTGGATTCTTTTATGCCGCAGGAGATCGGAGTTACTGATAAAGCCTTTGCCACATTCGgagcatgaatacggcttctccccgGTGTGCGTTCTCCGGTGTATGATTAACTGCGAGTTGCAGGGAAACCGTCTCTGACATTCTGGACAGCAGTAGGGTTTTTCTCTTGTGTGTATTCTCTGATGGATGAAGAGAGTGGATTTCTTAGCAAATTGCTTGCCACAAATAGTGCACACAAAGGGCTTCTCATGGGCAGCCAGACGGGAGCTGCTGGCCAAGCATTTCCCACACTCCAAAGATGGAAGCCTTCTGGTAAGGTTTGACTGGGACTTAAAGACAAACGCTTCTCCACACTCCACACAAACCACATTGCTGAGCGCTTGCTGATCATCTGATTgaccagctagaaatgtctgaTGTTGATACCTCCGATGTCTTCCATCCATAATCTGATCTGGAACCAAATCTGCAGAATTCTTACCCTCCTTTTCTTGGCCGATTTGGTGTCTAAAGGTTATTTGATGTCTAAAAAGACCCAGTTTAGTACTAAAGCATTTATGACATACAAGACAAGTAAAAGTCTTCACTCTTGGTTGCGGTTTGGGGGGGTTTGTTATATTTGACTGATCAAACAAACTTCCATCTCCAGAACATGAATACTGTTCCTTTCCTGTTGTGTTACTTTGGTTTGCTGCCAAAAGCGACATACAAGATATCTTATTTTGTGAATGCTGCTCATCAACACCAGAAAGACTAGTGAAACTACCATCTATTTCATGAGTTCCACAACCCTTCGCAAAATCTCCTGCAATAGGAGTCATTGTATAATCCGGCTCCACACAACCCCGAGGCGTATAGATGTCCGAATCTATAAAACTGGCATTCCCACCCGGTTCCTTCTTAACCTCAGGAGATGGATCATGCTGTGTAGGATCTTTGGATGTGGTATGATCATGGCTGGTAAGATCTTGTTCTTCACGGGAGGCCGGTTCCACCTTAAAATAGGTAGAATGGGTGTGTGCACAATTGTTTGCGGCGTGTCCCCAATCACATGAGTCTGGTTCCTCCTTAATGTGCATCTGGTTTGTGGGTGTATACATTTCAATATCAACTAAATTACAATCTTCGTCTAGTCCTAGCTCTTTGTTCTTCTCGGGCTCAGATAAATCTATCGTAGAGGGAAAGCAAATTAATAATAAACACCCGATATAACGATTTCGGTAAATAGATTAATTCTAAAATTAGTTTGTAAAACACTAACACTGCTAACAATTCACAAAAACCTGCTATAAAAACACTCCAAAAGGCAGTAATATGGGATTCTACTAATTTTTTACTATACGTTTATGGCAAGACGTTTCCCTGACCTTTATGATGGCAATAGAATTGCTTCTTACCAAATGATGTGAGGAGCTGGCGATCCTCCATCACTATGTACTTGTAAAGACTTGTATGTCCTTCTAAATACTGCCACACCTGTAGGGAGATGTATACAGTGATAATCTCACCAAACACGTCTACGTTGTAATATATAATGCACCAACACCCCCGGCGCcgctcacctctccagtcagtagATGAATGATCTTGTTGGCGAGTTCCAGAATCTTCTTGTCATTGCTTCTGCCTTGCAGAAAGGAGTTGTGTGGAAGTCCCATAATAGAACTCTGAGTCCTGTTCAACTCTTCTGGGCGATGTGAAATATGTGTCTTCTGTTCTCCAGAGGTCTTCTTCACAACTGCATAATCCTATGAAAAGACAGTGAATGAATACTGAACCACTCCCTGCCATAAAATACTTAACATTCAATCAGTTAGATGACCTTAGACAGGTAtttatttaatggggttttctaggactaaaggcctatttacatgcaaaaataatctttcaaataattgaaagttttagcaatctttttgcataaagtgttaatggcaactaatgtccattaacactttatcatcttcgtttgcatgtaaaagggcctccaggagctgtttgcagagcccagtttgTGATTAATCAAACGCCCAGCTgtgcatacagctgcattgtttttcttggggctgccagcaggttacaatgtaatctcctggc
This genomic interval carries:
- the LOC136588096 gene encoding gastrula zinc finger protein XlCGF53.1-like — translated: MRMESTRSQMTGVLDLTLEIIYMLTGEDYAVVKKTSGEQKTHISHRPEELNRTQSSIMGLPHNSFLQGRSNDKKILELANKIIHLLTGEVWQYLEGHTSLYKYIVMEDRQLLTSFDLSEPEKNKELGLDEDCNLVDIEMYTPTNQMHIKEEPDSCDWGHAANNCAHTHSTYFKVEPASREEQDLTSHDHTTSKDPTQHDPSPEVKKEPGGNASFIDSDIYTPRGCVEPDYTMTPIAGDFAKGCGTHEIDGSFTSLSGVDEQHSQNKISCMSLLAANQSNTTGKEQYSCSGDGSLFDQSNITNPPKPQPRVKTFTCLVCHKCFSTKLGLFRHQITFRHQIGQEKEGKNSADLVPDQIMDGRHRRYQHQTFLAGQSDDQQALSNVVCVECGEAFVFKSQSNLTRRLPSLECGKCLASSSRLAAHEKPFVCTICGKQFAKKSTLFIHQRIHTREKPYCCPECQRRFPCNSQLIIHRRTHTGEKPYSCSECGKGFISNSDLLRHKRIHTGERPFKCSECGKGFSQKPHLREHQKTHRK